The following are from one region of the Saccharomyces kudriavzevii IFO 1802 strain IFO1802 genome assembly, chromosome: 12 genome:
- the MDL1 gene encoding ATP-binding cassette permease MDL1 (similar to Saccharomyces cerevisiae MDL1 (YLR188W); ancestral locus Anc_1.67), with the protein MIVRMIRLCNGPKMLRSQFTWVGALYSTKPSFKTIVCPKVRLNSIISHKKALLSQSIRLQSSIAEGKASTKPTLKLSDANSKSSGFKDIKRLFVLSRPESKYIGLALLLILISSSVSMAVPSVIGKLLDVASESDDEEDEEKARDSKLYGLTKKQFFTALGLVFVIGAVANASRIIILKITGERLVARLRTRTMKAALDQDATFLDTNRVGDLISRLSSDASIVAKSVTQNVSDGTRAIIQGFVGFGMMSFLSWKLTCVMMLLAPPLGAMALVYGKKIRNLSRQLQTSVGGLTKVAEEQLNATRTIQAYGGEKNEVHRYAKEVRNVFHIGLKEAVTSGLFFGSTGLVGNTAMLSLLLVGTNMIQSGVMTIGELSSFMMYAVYTGSSLFGLSSFYSELMKGAGAAARVFELNDRKPLIHPTIGKDPISLAHKPVVFKNVSFTYPTRPKHQIFKDLNITIKPGEHVCAVGPSGSGKSTIASLLLRYYDVNSGSIEFDDEDVRNFNLRKYRRLIGYVQQEPLLFNGTILDNILYCIPSEIAEREDRVARAIEQANCTKFLANFPDGLQTMVGARGAQLSGGQKQRIALARAFLLDPALLILDEATSALDSQSEEIVAKNLQKRVERGLTTISIAHRLSTIKHSTRIIVLGKHGSVVETGSFRDLIAIPDSELNALLAEQHDEEGKEKTANLDAIV; encoded by the coding sequence ATGATTGTAAGAATGATACGTCTCTGTAACGGCCCTAAGATGCTACGAAGCCAATTTACATGGGTTGGCGCACTGTATTCAACCAAACCGTCGTTCAAGACCATCGTGTGCCCAAAAGTAAGGTTGAACTCAATTATATCACACAAAAAAGCATTGTTATCTCAGTCAATACGACTGCAATCAAGCATTGCGGAGGGAAAGGCATCCACCAAGCCCACTTTAAAGTTATCCGATGCtaattcaaaatcatccGGATTTAAAGACATTAAGCGattgtttgttttgtcCAGACCAGAATCCAAATATATCGGGCTCGCCcttcttttgattcttATTTCGAGTTCAGTTAGTATGGCGGTACCTTCTGTTATTGGTAAATTATTGGATGTAGCTTCCGAAAGcgatgacgaagaagatgaagagaaagCGAGAGACAGTAAGCTTTACGGACTAACCAAGAAGCAATTCTTTACAGCCTTGGGATTAGTGTTTGTAATTGGTGCAGTTGCTAACGCAAGTAGAATCATTATCCTAAAAATCACCGGTGAACGATTGGTTGCAAGACTAAGGACAAGAACAATGAAAGCTGCCTTAGACCAAGATGCAACGTTTCTAGATACCAATCGTGTTGGCGATTTAATTTCGAGATTATCATCAGATGCGTCCATAGTGGCGAAGTCTGTAACACAGAACGTCTCTGATGGAACAAGGGCAATTATCCAAGGCTTTGTCGGCTTTGGTATGATGAGTTTCctttcttggaaattaACTTGTGTTATGATGCTTTTGGCCCCTCCACTGGGTGCAATGGCGCTGGTATATGGTAAAAAGATACGGAACCTCTCAAGACAATTGCAGACTTCCGTAGGTGGATTAACAAAAGTGGCAGAAGAACAACTAAATGCTACTAGAACAATCCAAGCGTATGGTGGCGAAAAAAACGAGGTTCACCGTTACGCAAAGGAAGTCAGAAATGTTTTTCATATCGGCCTGAAGGAAGCTGTCACTTCCGGTTTATTCTTCGGAAGTACTGGGCTAGTTGGCAACACAGCAATGTTATCGTTATTACTAGTCGGAACAAACATGATTCAAAGTGGCGTAATGACAATTGGTGAACTGTCAAGTTTCATGATGTATGCCGTATATACCGGAAGTTCATTGTTTGGCTTATCTAGCTTCTATTCAGAACTTATGAAAGGTGCTGGTGCTGCAGCTAGAGTGTTTGAATTGAATGACCGTAAACCGCTAATCCATCCGACTATTGGGAAGGACCCAATTTCTTTGGCGCATAAACCtgttgttttcaaaaatgtgTCGTTTACCTATCCAACTCGGCCCAaacatcaaattttcaaggACTTAAATATTACTATCAAACCCGGTGAACATGTTTGTGCTGTAGGTCCATCAGGAAGCGGTAAATCAACAATCGCATCCTTGTTGCTCAGATATTATGATGTAAATTCAGGATCGATTGagtttgatgatgaagacgtCAGAAATTTCAACCTGAGGAAGTATCGAAGACTAATAGGATATGTACAACAGGAACCGCTACTTTTTAACGGGACTATTTTGGACAATATCCTCTACTGCATTCCATCTGAAATTGCGGAAAGGGAAGACCGTGTTGCCAGAGCCATTGAGCAAGCTAACTGCACCAAGTTTTTGGCAAATTTCCCAGATGGACTGCAAACTATGGTTGGTGCGAGAGGTGCACAGTTATCTGGTGGCCAAAAGCAAAGAATTGCATTAGCCAGAGCATTCTTATTAGATCCTGCTCTTCTTATCTTAGATGAAGCAACTAGTGCTCTTGATTCTCAAAGTGAAGAAATAGTTGCCAAAAACCTTCAGAAACGTGTAGAAAGGGGGCTCACAACAATATCGATTGCACATAGACTATCTACAATAAAACACAGCACTAGGATCATTGTACTAGGGAAGCATGGTTCCGTTGTTGAAACTGGTTCATTCCGAGATCTGATTGCTATTCCAGATAGTGAACTGAATGCGCTGCTTGCCGAACAGcacgatgaagaaggaaaagagaaaactGCAAATTTGGACGCAATAGTGTAG
- the SKG3 gene encoding Skg3p (similar to Saccharomyces cerevisiae SKG3 (YLR187W) and CAF120 (YNL278W); ancestral locus Anc_1.66) — MKRIFSGVKSPKLPAPPKAFKNDDSPSAPGSPKLDQGLRSLSASASRLFSSSASTPGSPTLHLPQEHSINGDISPELVPIITLLSAQVHRRYHYGMFLLLHDLKTDGTPATRQWEHCYGVLLGTQLALWDAKELSNSRTNEEEPNLKKVASRPTFINFTDASVRNLDSEDHITSTGDSKITKNDLDNVLVVSTTLKNRYFLKFKNSKSFRTWDAAIRLSLFEFTALQEAYTGSFLSSRGVKLGDIQVIMADTKFTYEDWVSVRFGTGMPWKRCYAVISPQSGKKKKTSKGSICFYENDRKIKKSNAMTTVVDAKALYAVYPSSPILIDTSTIIKLEGFVSFEKNEEPQQTNIFIMPEKHQGVPGYDTIIRFLIPAMNAFYLYGRPKGLIANRVDPHSLLFALPTLPHVSYLQVDDVLSLTNDEAYLHWSATDWRDNIVHLLQKKLSKGYKGCGSKSVSIASGMMKSPTISSVELFEGYNSLAEKPIEVLQKSKVKSCSTLALTDDASSLSASMGSHVTPAKQRRLPLPDDSSKISDSVSARSSVNTNFKDILITPMGSGMFSQNITDSSLTSSLKLEAADSSLKSREDVEANSANNFSMTPEKQNVPLANAAELSALYDKYSTSPFGRSEANLSPKPQTKSPYERYVGTTAENKTFEIGNVRESKSTINTSQSSPSRVEDNRRSKNEDLGSLREFEELSQKISNMGVGNISSEALNSRSEDNSLVTDLNLDINDNSSINLPGQQHEPDFGEENVFDPDYMEQNQMLETESRYSTDGFNFSDNQDSASSNYSNSQVNAMATESFSGVDKIPHSFLFTNLNKLTANGDSHQNRTDARDDKIKKPLQLPPLHIAEPQSLSSANRNSAANASQPHTPYPSCGPSVKIRTGPLTMQPVRQGGNSSINTFSSPQQQLPTSQQHQLHAPSLRNDAYRNVNNQNPYYSSQQQPQNMRYLNNKAPMNSRSPIRQPHFRDDRPNLHIDTNDHTKPRTPQAGFSQFMPPNNTSTNPYSN; from the coding sequence ATGAAACGAATTTTTTCTGGCGTGAAGTCTCCAAAATTACCTGCCCCTCCAaaagctttcaaaaatgatgatagCCCATCCGCTCCAGGCTCTCCTAAACTCGATCAAGGGCTTCGAAGTTTATCAGCGTCAGCTTCAAGGCTCTTCAGTAGCTCAGCATCCACACCCGGCAGTCCCACGCTGCATCTTCCGCAGGAACACTCTATCAATGGTGACATTTCGCCAGAGTTAGTACCGATTATTACTTTACTTTCTGCACAGGTTCATAGGAGATATCATTATGGTATGTTCTTGCTATTAcatgatttgaaaacagaTGGCACACCTGCTACGCGTCAATGGGAACACTGCTATGGCGTACTGCTAGGCACGCAACTGGCCTTATGGGATGCTAAAGAACTTTCTAATTCAAGGactaatgaagaagaaccaaacttgaaaaaagtcGCATCAAGACCGACTTTCATCAACTTTACAGATGCTTCAGTGAGGAATCTAGATTCGGAAGATCATATAACAAGTACAGGAGATAGTAAAATCACAAAAAACGATTTGGACAACGTACTTGTCGTTTCCACAACGCTGAAAAACAggtatttcttgaaatttaaGAACTCAAAATCTTTCAGAACTTGGGATGCAGCAATCAGGTTAAGTTTATTCGAATTTACCGCATTACAAGAAGCTTACACAGGTTCATTTCTTTCGAGTAGAGGTGTTAAACTTGGCGATATTCAGGTTATTATGGCTGATACAAAATTCACCTACGAAGACTGGGTTAGTGTGAGATTTGGGACAGGCATGCCATGGAAGCGTTGCTACGCTGTTATCTCTCCACAATctggcaaaaaaaagaaaacttcgAAGGGTTCAATATGTTTCTATGAAAATGacagaaaaatcaaaaaatcaaatgcCATGACAACTGTCGTAGATGCAAAGGCCTTATATGCTGTTTATCCCTCGTCCCCAATTTTAATTGATACGTCTACGATCATAAAATTAGAAggatttgtttcttttgaaaagaatgagGAACCTCAGCAGACTAACATCTTCATTATGCCTGAAAAACATCAAGGCGTTCCTGGATACGATACCATTATTCGTTTCTTAATCCCAGCTATGAATGCTTTCTACTTGTATGGTAGGCCAAAGGGTCTCATTGCCAATAGAGTTGACCCACATTCTCTACTGTTTGCTTTGCCAACGCTTCCCCATGTATCTTATTTACAGGTGGATGATGTTCTATCATTAACCAACGACGAAGCTTACCTGCATTGGAGCGCCACTGACTGGAGAGATAATATTGTTCATCTActgcaaaagaaattaagTAAGGGCTATAAGGGTTGTGGCAGTAAATCCGTATCTATCGCTTCCGGCATGATGAAGTCACCGACAATTAGCTCAGTAGAGTTATTTGAAGGGTACAATTCACTCGCTGAGAAGCCAATAGAGGTCTTGCAAAAATCTAAGGTAAAATCTTGTTCTACGCTGGCGTTAACTGACGATGCTAGTTCACTTTCTGCCTCTATGGGTTCTCATGTGACCCCAGCCAAGCAAAGACGGTTACCTTTGCCCGAtgattcttcaaagattaGTGATTCTGTGTCAGCCCGATCCAGCGTTAACACTAATTTTAAGGATATCCTTATTACCCCAATGGGATCTGGGATGTTCAGTCAAAATATTACGGATAGCAGCTTGACATCAAGTTTAAAACTTGAAGCTGCCGATTCAAGCTTGAAAAGCAGGGAAGATGTTGAGGCAAATTCTGCTAATAACTTTTCTATGACGccagaaaaacaaaatgtaCCCCTGGCTAACGCAGCTGAATTATCTGCCCTTTATGACAAATATTCTACTTCTCCCTTTGGTAGATCCGAGGCTAACTTAAGCCCTAAGCCACAAACAAAAAGTCCTTATGAGAGATACGTTGGAACAACCGCCGAAAATAAGACATTCGAAATAGGCAACGTCAGAGAATCTAAGAGTACGATCAACACATCCCAATCTTCACCTTCAAGGGTAGAAGATAATAGacgttcaaaaaatgaggaTCTAGGATCATTAAGAGAGTTTGAAGAGTTATCTCAAAAGATCAGCAATATGGGAGTGGGTAATATATCTTCAGAGGCTTTAAACAGTAGATCAGAAGATAACTCCTTAGTAACAGATTTGAACTTAGATATTAATGACAATTCATCTATTAATCTACCTGGTCAGCAACATGAACCGGACTTCGGAGAAGAGAACGTGTTTGATCCAGACTATATGGAACAGAATCAAATGTTAGAGACCGAAAGTAGATACTCCACGGATGGATTTAACTTTTCAGATAACCAAGATTCAGCGTCGAGTAATTACAGCAATTCACAGGTAAACGCAATGGCAACTGAGAGTTTTTCTGGTGTTGACAAGATTCCACAttcctttttatttacaAATTTAAATAAGCTTACCGCGAATGGAGACAGCCATCAGAATAGGACTGATGCTAGGGatgataaaataaaaaaacctCTACAATTGCCACCACTTCATATAGCAGAACCACAATCCCTGTCATCTGCTAATAGAAATTCAGCGGCTAACGCCTCACAACCTCACACACCATACCCCTCCTGTGGTCCATCGGTAAAAATAAGAACGGGTCCCTTGACCATGCAGCCTGTGCGCCAAGGTGGAAACTCCTCAATAAATACTTTCTCATCTCCACAACAACAGTTGCCGACCTCACAGCAACATCAATTGCATGCGCCCTCCTTGAGAAACGATGCTTATCGAAATGTTAATAATCAAAATCCATACTATTCATCGCAGCAACAGCCTCAAAACATGAGATACTTGAATAATAAGGCGCCAATGAACAGTAGATCCCCAATACGACAACCACACTTTCGAGATGACCGTCCTAACCTTCATATAGACACCAATGACCATACAAAGCCACGTACTCCGCAAGCCGGATTTTCGCAGTTCATGCCGCCCAATAACACATCGACTAACCCATATTCTAACTAA